A portion of the Leptospira noumeaensis genome contains these proteins:
- a CDS encoding sulfatase-like hydrolase/transferase, whose translation MKLDKFEVMFRTLLLRNFSNIILYVLLYVFLGTSYFSVSSWLYFHGFLITIYSILILVLDSYFYQKYRLNQSYREIFIRSVLWTFFVMVLSYVQVYQTALDVSLVVYFFQNFSNLYSDIPNFLYQWKLWQWLSLTFGYYLVFTKSVLDPKKDWIKLTVCILVFVFFRCGLDLSNQITNQNSNLPISNHRFKTNLESIVGKPNLFFVLLEGVPRKHLSKLKSRYIDYSQLNGSHFWVPMPHTSKSLFTWMTGVSQLTNSRMSINESFINSNLPKELELKHGYHTEMIYTQSLYFEGMEQFFPKIFNVVLDKSELQRRYGVNHSSFSWGMNDRVVNAAIKQISETKRNPIFLFLGLSQTHSPYFVSKTNSKGKWNSPYERYMESLSEEVEVLDSLISYLKENFSRETILILSADHGESFGEEGAHAHNYSLYNQETDVPFLIYFVKSGQVYIPKLGSSIHFKDTILNLLETGPRVMDKTVNTNFLKPNYQIDLVLKTWNSEIQKSWIANQKKYIYHSDKDLLLEMDYAEEKRTPIFDSKLKQKVLDHIYSEIR comes from the coding sequence TTGAAGTTAGATAAATTCGAAGTGATGTTTCGTACTTTGTTGTTAAGAAATTTTTCTAATATTATTCTTTATGTTTTGTTGTATGTTTTTCTAGGAACTTCCTACTTTTCCGTTTCTAGTTGGCTCTACTTTCATGGATTTTTGATCACAATCTACTCCATCCTTATATTGGTTTTGGATTCCTATTTTTATCAAAAGTATAGATTGAATCAATCCTATCGGGAAATATTCATTCGATCGGTTTTATGGACTTTTTTCGTAATGGTTCTTAGTTACGTGCAGGTCTATCAAACTGCTTTGGATGTTTCTCTTGTTGTATATTTTTTCCAAAATTTTTCTAATTTATATTCAGACATTCCAAATTTTTTATACCAATGGAAACTTTGGCAATGGCTTAGTCTTACTTTTGGGTATTATTTAGTTTTTACCAAATCTGTTTTGGATCCAAAAAAAGATTGGATTAAACTTACCGTATGTATTTTGGTATTTGTTTTTTTTCGTTGTGGACTTGATTTATCCAACCAGATCACCAATCAAAATTCCAATTTACCAATCTCCAATCACCGGTTTAAAACTAATTTAGAATCCATTGTTGGAAAACCAAATTTGTTTTTTGTTTTACTTGAAGGTGTTCCGAGAAAACATCTCAGTAAATTAAAATCTCGTTATATCGATTATTCACAGTTAAATGGCTCTCATTTTTGGGTTCCAATGCCCCATACTTCTAAAAGTCTTTTTACTTGGATGACAGGTGTTTCACAACTTACAAACAGTCGAATGTCAATCAATGAATCATTCATAAATTCTAACCTTCCGAAAGAATTAGAGTTAAAACATGGTTATCATACGGAGATGATTTACACCCAGTCCCTTTACTTCGAAGGTATGGAACAGTTTTTTCCAAAAATTTTTAATGTTGTTTTGGATAAATCAGAATTGCAAAGGCGATATGGGGTAAATCATTCTTCTTTTAGTTGGGGAATGAATGATCGAGTTGTGAATGCAGCGATCAAACAAATTTCAGAAACAAAAAGGAATCCGATTTTTTTATTTTTGGGCTTAAGCCAAACACATAGTCCTTATTTTGTATCCAAAACAAATTCTAAAGGCAAATGGAATTCACCGTATGAACGTTATATGGAATCTCTTTCGGAGGAAGTGGAAGTCTTAGATTCTCTTATATCTTATTTAAAAGAAAACTTTTCAAGGGAAACCATACTCATTCTTTCCGCAGATCACGGGGAATCTTTTGGAGAAGAAGGGGCACACGCTCATAATTATTCACTGTACAATCAAGAAACCGATGTACCTTTTTTAATCTATTTTGTAAAGTCTGGACAGGTTTATATTCCGAAATTGGGAAGTTCCATTCATTTTAAGGATACGATTCTTAACTTATTAGAAACTGGTCCTCGTGTAATGGACAAAACAGTGAATACAAATTTTTTAAAGCCAAATTACCAAATAGATTTGGTTTTAAAAACTTGGAATTCTGAAATTCAGAAATCATGGATTGCTAATCAAAAAAAATACATCTATCATAGTGATAAGGATTTATTATTAGAAATGGATTATGCTGAGGAAAAAAGAACTCCTATTTTCGATTCAAAGTTGAAACAAAAAGTTTTGGATCACATTTATTCTGAAATTCGTTAA
- a CDS encoding DUF5329 family protein, whose protein sequence is MKVLHSFGIVFSIFVFFGSTFSLLNAKTSSCPELTEEQKIEKLLAKVGKVQGSLIRNGESHPADAAEKHLRYKLEEAKKSFFAPDPKEWTAKLFIEKIASKSFLTGTPYLIKFSDGKEIKSRDWLLGELSKIESCL, encoded by the coding sequence ATGAAAGTTCTTCACTCTTTTGGAATCGTATTCTCTATTTTTGTTTTCTTTGGTTCAACCTTTTCTCTTTTAAATGCAAAAACAAGCTCTTGTCCCGAATTGACTGAGGAACAAAAAATTGAAAAACTTTTGGCAAAAGTAGGGAAGGTACAAGGGAGTTTGATTCGTAATGGAGAATCTCATCCGGCAGATGCCGCAGAGAAACATCTACGTTATAAATTAGAAGAGGCAAAAAAATCCTTCTTTGCACCTGATCCTAAAGAATGGACTGCGAAACTTTTCATTGAAAAAATTGCATCGAAATCATTTCTAACGGGAACTCCCTACCTAATCAAATTTTCTGATGGTAAAGAAATCAAATCAAGAGATTGGTTACTTGGTGAATTGAGTAAGATCGAGTCTTGTTTGTAA
- a CDS encoding NAD(P)H-binding protein, whose amino-acid sequence MKVFVYGGSGLVGGHLVTELLKAGHEVFAGSRKPESQKSSTHLHWVFADSSELTKGLEVLEKVDAAYFLSPPGQTNQYEILAPWIEKAKQVGLKKLVLMTAMGVEHAPPEAPFRKTEILLEGAGIPWNIIRPNWFMQNFHTFWISGIKQDGKIYFPGGSAKTSFIDAKDIASVAAVLLTTTKNENQAFTLTGPESIDHNEVANHLTKVSGKTIGYVDVDPKVFESSLVSAGLPKDYAAFLVMIAGALKEGFASPIVDTVKTLTGKDPISFSQYAKENADAWK is encoded by the coding sequence ATGAAAGTATTTGTATATGGCGGCTCTGGACTCGTAGGTGGTCACCTAGTCACCGAATTATTAAAAGCGGGACACGAAGTCTTTGCAGGATCCAGAAAACCGGAATCCCAAAAGAGTTCTACTCACTTACACTGGGTGTTTGCTGATTCTAGCGAACTCACCAAAGGATTGGAAGTTTTGGAAAAAGTGGATGCAGCTTATTTTTTAAGCCCTCCTGGCCAAACCAACCAATACGAAATTCTTGCCCCTTGGATTGAAAAAGCAAAACAAGTAGGCCTTAAAAAATTAGTTCTTATGACAGCAATGGGTGTCGAACACGCACCACCAGAAGCACCATTTCGCAAAACCGAGATACTACTCGAAGGAGCAGGGATTCCTTGGAATATCATTCGCCCTAACTGGTTTATGCAAAACTTCCATACCTTCTGGATTTCAGGAATCAAACAAGATGGAAAAATTTATTTCCCAGGTGGATCGGCAAAAACAAGTTTCATTGATGCAAAAGACATTGCGTCCGTGGCAGCAGTGCTTCTAACAACCACCAAAAACGAAAACCAAGCCTTTACATTAACAGGGCCTGAATCGATAGACCACAATGAAGTGGCAAACCATTTAACAAAAGTAAGTGGAAAAACAATTGGGTATGTAGATGTAGATCCAAAAGTATTTGAATCTTCTCTTGTATCAGCTGGTCTTCCAAAAGATTATGCAGCGTTTCTTGTGATGATCGCAGGTGCCTTAAAAGAAGGATTTGCATCTCCTATCGTCGACACAGTAAAAACTCTGACAGGAAAAGATCCCATTTCTTTTAGTCAATATGCAAAAGAAAATGCGGATGCTTGGAAATAA
- a CDS encoding transglycosylase domain-containing protein, which yields MSSIKKYIIYSVLVGFFVIPLTIFLLRPIYFESFQNHTTVRILTKEGTLIGRGKNKNQTKQDWESIREYPDFVPEILKIAEDKRFDDHHGVDVFAGINSLGSYIFSKGKRGGASTITMQLVRIQNPEIRSYPFFMRKGFEILEALRYEVWLTKSEILEAYLNSVSIYSNTVGFPSASLSLFGKHIRFLSIEETVYLTVLIRKNKPELKELLIRYHNLRDRIKYPIPRLENPNELKVGYTTPNFASSSEQWKGENQHFLNWIRILISKPSEEFVSSLSSELNSELHAIVNSELEGLERWNVSNASAIVLERVPGKKDELELKGMIGSKNFFEDGNGMVNGSLAYRDAGSTLKPLLYANAIDKGYYSVNSIFSDEKYSFSLRQGGNYLPRNADLRYWGDLTLAEALGNSRNIPAVTAINQMGVLTFYRFLQSAGFEHLKESPQFYGPGLALGAGGTSLLQLTRAYGSFPLKGILPKIRLGKIDKEPLYFGESKQLFSPETAEEIKFVLRDPKLRQRAFGRRSYLDFPFPVSVKTGTSKDYRNSWTVAFNENYVVGAWVGNFSGERTMDVSGSFGAGRIVQNIFRSLMKDKPKLEYHSQLTETRNFCRFTGKLAQMNCPSIVLRVRKKVILPEPCDKHNEESSGSVLGVGFVYPSMGQIFLYHPSYKKDTQEIPVRIREIKSLKDPKLIWNEKEELKLSASGELRLPIVRGKQSLVLYDGEMKKASVDFEVR from the coding sequence GTGAGTTCTATAAAAAAATATATCATATATTCAGTGTTAGTGGGATTCTTTGTAATTCCACTAACGATTTTTTTATTAAGACCTATTTATTTTGAATCCTTCCAAAACCATACAACAGTTCGTATCCTTACCAAAGAAGGAACTCTGATTGGTAGAGGAAAAAATAAAAATCAAACCAAACAAGATTGGGAAAGTATTCGTGAATACCCAGACTTTGTTCCTGAAATTTTAAAAATAGCCGAAGACAAAAGATTTGATGATCACCACGGAGTGGATGTATTTGCGGGCATTAATTCCCTCGGTTCCTATATTTTTTCGAAAGGAAAACGGGGAGGTGCGTCCACAATCACGATGCAATTAGTTCGTATTCAAAATCCGGAAATTCGTTCTTATCCTTTTTTCATGCGGAAAGGTTTTGAAATTTTGGAAGCACTTCGATACGAAGTTTGGTTGACCAAATCAGAAATTTTAGAAGCCTATTTAAATTCTGTTTCCATCTATTCAAATACCGTTGGATTTCCTTCCGCATCACTATCGTTATTTGGTAAACACATTCGTTTTTTGTCGATTGAAGAAACTGTTTATCTTACAGTTCTCATACGAAAAAATAAACCTGAATTAAAAGAACTTTTGATCCGTTATCATAACCTCCGAGATAGAATCAAATATCCAATACCAAGGTTAGAGAATCCAAATGAACTAAAGGTTGGATACACAACACCAAACTTTGCTAGTTCTTCAGAACAGTGGAAAGGAGAAAACCAACATTTCTTAAATTGGATTCGCATTTTAATTTCAAAACCATCAGAAGAATTTGTTTCTTCCTTATCTTCTGAATTAAACTCCGAATTACATGCCATAGTAAATTCAGAATTGGAAGGATTGGAAAGATGGAATGTTTCCAACGCCTCTGCCATTGTTTTGGAACGAGTTCCTGGCAAAAAAGATGAATTAGAACTCAAAGGAATGATTGGTTCAAAAAATTTTTTTGAAGATGGAAATGGAATGGTAAACGGCAGTTTGGCCTACAGAGATGCAGGAAGCACTCTCAAACCTCTGTTATATGCAAATGCAATTGATAAGGGATATTATTCAGTTAACTCAATTTTTTCTGATGAAAAATATTCGTTTTCTTTGAGGCAAGGTGGCAACTATCTTCCTCGTAATGCAGATCTTAGATATTGGGGAGATTTAACCTTAGCAGAAGCTCTGGGAAACTCGCGAAACATACCCGCAGTGACTGCAATCAATCAAATGGGTGTTCTTACATTTTATCGTTTTTTACAATCAGCAGGGTTCGAACATTTAAAAGAATCTCCACAGTTTTATGGACCAGGCCTTGCACTTGGTGCTGGTGGAACCAGTTTACTTCAGCTAACGCGCGCCTATGGGTCCTTCCCTTTGAAAGGAATTCTACCTAAAATTCGTTTGGGGAAAATTGATAAGGAACCCTTATACTTTGGTGAATCTAAACAATTATTTTCTCCAGAAACTGCAGAGGAAATAAAGTTTGTTTTAAGGGATCCTAAACTAAGGCAAAGAGCATTTGGAAGACGGAGTTATTTGGATTTTCCATTTCCCGTTTCCGTAAAAACCGGAACATCGAAAGATTATCGAAATTCATGGACAGTAGCATTTAATGAAAATTATGTGGTCGGTGCTTGGGTTGGAAATTTTTCTGGGGAACGAACTATGGATGTATCTGGTTCTTTTGGTGCCGGACGAATTGTTCAAAATATCTTTCGAAGTTTGATGAAAGACAAACCAAAACTTGAATATCATTCACAACTTACTGAAACTAGAAATTTTTGTCGATTTACAGGGAAATTGGCCCAAATGAACTGCCCTTCGATTGTACTTCGAGTTAGAAAAAAAGTAATCCTACCAGAACCATGTGATAAACATAATGAAGAATCATCTGGATCTGTTTTAGGAGTTGGATTTGTTTATCCTTCGATGGGACAAATATTTTTATACCATCCATCATATAAAAAAGATACACAAGAGATTCCCGTTCGGATTCGCGAAATTAAAAGTTTAAAAGATCCAAAATTAATTTGGAACGAAAAAGAAGAATTAAAACTATCCGCAAGCGGCGAGTTACGTTTGCCTATTGTTCGTGGAAAACAATCTCTTGTATTGTATGATGGAGAAATGAAAAAGGCATCTGTTGATTTTGAAGTTAGATAA
- a CDS encoding RNA polymerase sigma factor, giving the protein MIEDPHLLLLESSLAGKTNALEELIQIFQPKVFSLALKFLWNPEDAEDATQEILVKVITNLGGFRKESKLSTWIYRIASNHLINVQKSKMERRKVHLRAIREELHRTQKPFQPPIEFPTVTMDEESSPPVSELVLHVQVACTYSMLQGLSRPYRMAYLLGEVFQTSSEEGALVMGIRPEAFRQKLSRSRKQMETFLGKECSLTKAENPCHCPNRIGYATRAGRIKSYLKLSEQMKLDGRWKEIKPMMADTSKIRKAAEVFRNHPEYLPKKNQLENIRTLLHNSFPLSAR; this is encoded by the coding sequence ATGATCGAAGATCCGCATCTTTTACTATTAGAGAGTTCACTTGCTGGGAAAACCAATGCTTTGGAAGAACTGATTCAAATCTTCCAACCAAAGGTGTTTTCATTGGCTTTGAAATTTTTATGGAATCCAGAAGATGCGGAAGATGCTACCCAAGAAATTTTGGTAAAGGTGATTACAAACTTAGGTGGGTTTAGGAAAGAAAGTAAACTTTCGACTTGGATCTACCGGATTGCCAGTAACCATTTGATCAATGTACAAAAATCAAAAATGGAACGAAGGAAAGTACATTTGCGAGCCATTCGCGAAGAATTACACCGAACACAAAAACCTTTCCAACCTCCTATTGAATTCCCAACTGTAACCATGGATGAAGAATCCTCTCCCCCAGTTTCCGAACTTGTTTTACATGTTCAGGTAGCTTGCACCTATTCCATGTTACAAGGTCTTTCTAGGCCTTACCGAATGGCTTATCTTTTAGGGGAAGTGTTCCAAACATCCAGTGAAGAAGGAGCCTTGGTGATGGGAATTCGACCAGAAGCCTTCCGCCAAAAGTTATCTAGGTCTAGAAAACAAATGGAAACATTTCTTGGAAAAGAATGTAGTCTCACAAAAGCAGAAAACCCCTGCCATTGCCCCAATCGAATCGGTTATGCCACAAGGGCCGGAAGGATCAAATCCTATCTCAAACTTTCAGAACAAATGAAACTAGATGGAAGATGGAAAGAAATAAAACCAATGATGGCCGATACTTCTAAAATTAGGAAAGCAGCGGAGGTATTTCGAAATCATCCAGAATACTTACCTAAAAAAAATCAGTTAGAAAACATTCGCACACTTTTACACAACTCGTTTCCACTCTCGGCTCGGTGA
- a CDS encoding DUF1304 domain-containing protein, with the protein MKILSVILTGFVAVEHVFILVLEMFLWKSEFGMKVFQLTPETAEITAKLAKNQGLYNGFLAAGLFWALFFIKDQTQKFQTILFFLICVVVAGIYGSATAKFSILFSQGLPAFLALVVHYVANKK; encoded by the coding sequence ATGAAGATTCTTTCCGTAATCCTGACTGGATTTGTTGCTGTTGAACATGTGTTCATTTTGGTATTGGAAATGTTCCTTTGGAAATCAGAGTTTGGAATGAAAGTATTCCAACTAACACCTGAAACTGCAGAGATCACTGCTAAGCTTGCAAAAAACCAAGGTCTTTATAATGGATTTTTAGCAGCTGGACTTTTTTGGGCTTTGTTTTTCATCAAAGACCAAACACAAAAATTCCAAACCATTTTGTTTTTTCTGATTTGTGTGGTAGTGGCAGGGATTTATGGTTCAGCAACTGCTAAGTTTTCCATTTTGTTTTCACAAGGATTACCAGCTTTCCTTGCTCTTGTTGTTCATTACGTAGCTAACAAAAAATAA
- a CDS encoding AraC family transcriptional regulator: protein MDLLSDILASASWKNDLLSKGQIFDSFGFLFPCEKSGGFHVVTQGSCYARVEGTTIPLHKGDLIFITRGTNHELLSDPKAKVVTIERFLSDKEIRIKKENPVTTFVSVRYEIPPGPIHPLFLELPEYIHIPYETIEAHHALGDIIQILSRELELNLGTDLIVQRLTDILLYYMLRMWLNQNVDSQSGWIKAFHDTQVLYALEKLHNGYHKDWTIESLAKETGISRANLANRFRDVLGIPPMEYLAKLRMEKAKQMFQKGNMGLEEIAQNVGYSSAFSFSKAYKRIYGNSPSREWKRVV from the coding sequence ATGGATCTACTTTCTGATATACTCGCCTCTGCCAGTTGGAAAAACGACCTACTTTCCAAGGGTCAAATTTTTGATAGTTTTGGGTTCCTTTTCCCTTGTGAAAAAAGTGGTGGTTTTCATGTCGTAACACAAGGCAGCTGTTATGCGAGAGTGGAAGGAACAACAATCCCTTTACATAAAGGGGATCTAATTTTTATCACTAGAGGAACCAATCACGAATTGTTATCAGACCCTAAGGCAAAAGTTGTCACCATTGAACGTTTCTTAAGTGACAAGGAGATCCGTATCAAAAAAGAAAATCCTGTTACAACCTTTGTTTCTGTTCGTTATGAAATCCCGCCAGGCCCCATCCATCCGCTTTTTTTGGAATTACCAGAATACATCCATATACCTTACGAAACCATCGAGGCCCATCATGCACTCGGAGATATCATTCAAATTCTTTCTCGTGAATTAGAGCTCAATCTTGGAACAGATTTAATTGTTCAAAGGTTAACGGATATTTTGTTATATTATATGTTGCGCATGTGGCTAAACCAAAATGTAGATTCACAATCTGGTTGGATCAAAGCCTTTCATGATACACAAGTCTTGTACGCACTTGAAAAATTACACAATGGGTATCACAAAGATTGGACGATTGAATCTTTGGCAAAAGAAACAGGGATCTCTCGGGCAAACTTAGCCAATCGTTTTCGTGATGTTTTGGGAATTCCTCCGATGGAGTATTTGGCAAAACTTAGAATGGAAAAAGCCAAACAAATGTTTCAAAAAGGAAATATGGGTCTGGAAGAAATTGCACAGAACGTAGGTTATTCGTCTGCTTTTTCTTTTTCGAAAGCATACAAACGAATTTATGGAAATTCACCGAGCCGAGAGTGGAAACGAGTTGTGTAA
- a CDS encoding TetR/AcrR family transcriptional regulator: protein MSRTVVAERSPKKRAVLEKDKLSKRASILQSAAFLLQKKDWAELSMDEVAKRAKIAKGTLYLYFPTKEDLCLRVHIADYEAWFLDMETFLTETKTIDADMFGKWFVDSMDRHVRFLKLLPIVPTILEKNASVETIREFKLSLKNQIFKILPLLSQTFSFLNEQSGFLFLMQCHALAVGSWSHGFPSNQVREAVTEDGLDIFVLDYKSFLRTSILTLLNGNKTI, encoded by the coding sequence ATGAGCCGCACAGTCGTTGCAGAACGTTCGCCCAAAAAAAGAGCTGTCCTCGAAAAAGACAAACTTTCTAAACGTGCATCCATCCTACAGTCGGCGGCCTTCCTTTTGCAAAAAAAAGACTGGGCAGAATTATCTATGGATGAAGTCGCCAAACGAGCAAAAATTGCAAAAGGTACTTTATACTTATATTTTCCCACAAAGGAAGACCTTTGTTTACGAGTTCATATAGCTGATTATGAAGCTTGGTTTTTAGACATGGAAACATTTTTAACAGAAACAAAAACCATCGACGCCGATATGTTTGGAAAATGGTTTGTTGACTCTATGGATCGTCATGTTCGATTTTTAAAACTATTACCAATAGTTCCGACTATCTTAGAAAAAAATGCCAGTGTAGAAACCATTCGCGAATTTAAACTCAGCCTAAAAAATCAAATTTTCAAAATCCTACCTCTTCTTTCCCAAACATTTTCTTTTTTAAATGAACAGTCTGGATTTTTATTTTTGATGCAATGCCATGCCTTGGCTGTTGGATCTTGGTCACATGGTTTTCCGTCCAACCAAGTGAGAGAAGCAGTTACCGAAGATGGTTTGGATATATTTGTTTTGGATTATAAATCTTTTTTAAGAACTTCCATATTGACATTGTTGAATGGAAACAAAACCATTTAA